A stretch of the Bordetella genomosp. 8 genome encodes the following:
- a CDS encoding DUF4189 domain-containing protein, whose translation MKFIAFGFWILLAAPFTVHAQCAPGIPGAGNPGCIPPTMQNSPYNQGMDAPSPPPPVWRETWGAIAIDMNVGRAGMSDTEMSKDSAISVALARCKSAGGSQCEIKTTYHNQCVALAQQKGGGDVVTFTGPDKSRAELQSVERCGGKARCAVVYSACSDAVRVQ comes from the coding sequence ATGAAATTTATCGCCTTCGGGTTTTGGATTTTGCTTGCCGCTCCCTTTACGGTTCATGCGCAGTGCGCGCCCGGCATCCCGGGTGCCGGCAATCCGGGATGTATCCCGCCCACGATGCAGAACTCGCCCTACAACCAGGGCATGGATGCCCCGTCGCCTCCGCCGCCTGTCTGGCGCGAAACCTGGGGGGCCATCGCCATAGACATGAACGTCGGCCGGGCGGGCATGTCGGATACGGAAATGAGCAAGGACTCCGCTATCTCGGTCGCGCTGGCCCGATGCAAAAGCGCGGGCGGTAGCCAATGCGAGATCAAGACCACGTACCACAACCAGTGCGTCGCCCTCGCCCAGCAAAAAGGCGGCGGGGATGTCGTGACCTTTACCGGGCCGGACAAAAGCCGGGCCGAGTTGCAGTCCGTGGAGAGATGTGGGGGCAAGGCGCGCTGCGCCGTCGTCTACAGCGCCTGCAGCGATGCCGTCCGAGTGCAATGA
- a CDS encoding hydantoinase B/oxoprolinase family protein encodes MNAPAIARATKTEFDAIELEILWKRLVGIVDEAAAAFVRTCFSTLVRDANDFAVVLTDAKGRALAQSSISLPGFIACAPAAVRHFLEKFPPETMHPGDVYITNDPWKATGHIHDVTTATPIFHRNKLVAFAAAVSHLPDIGGRLRSNSCREIYEEGLQIPLMKLVSAGQVNQGLVEIIRQNIRVPEQGLGDIWAQVAAGRMMVARLQGLLDAVDLESLGTAIRARSETAMREAIARIPDGVYRSVVEHDGVEDTIRIALTLTVDGDRIDANYEGTSPQIARSLNTPQIFVRSYTAFGLKALLCPDVPNNDGSLAPLTTRAPLGCLLNPVFPAATGGRAAIGHLLPGAVFQALAEVLPERVWAPGSPNSSITMAGEYRGKRYAGVSFITAGQGANARRNGYSALAFPANPGNTPVEVLESQMPIRVLRRGLRAGSGGTGRHVGGDGITFEYEILPDAPDVIASFLMTKMKSAPQGVKGGGSGKPCRLLVNDEPIDPTEPRILKAGDRVLVETAGGGAYGKA; translated from the coding sequence ATGAACGCGCCCGCCATTGCCAGAGCCACCAAGACGGAGTTCGACGCCATCGAACTCGAGATTCTCTGGAAGCGCCTGGTTGGTATCGTCGACGAGGCCGCCGCCGCGTTTGTGCGCACCTGCTTTTCCACCCTGGTGCGTGATGCGAACGACTTCGCCGTAGTCCTGACCGACGCCAAGGGACGTGCCCTGGCACAGTCCAGCATCAGCCTGCCGGGTTTCATCGCTTGCGCGCCGGCCGCCGTGCGCCATTTCCTGGAGAAGTTCCCGCCCGAAACGATGCATCCAGGCGACGTCTACATCACCAACGACCCCTGGAAGGCAACGGGTCACATCCATGACGTGACGACTGCCACCCCGATCTTTCACCGGAACAAACTGGTGGCGTTTGCCGCGGCGGTGTCGCATCTGCCCGATATCGGCGGGCGCCTGCGCAGCAACAGCTGCCGGGAGATCTACGAAGAGGGCCTGCAGATACCACTGATGAAACTGGTCAGTGCCGGACAGGTGAACCAGGGTCTGGTCGAAATCATTCGACAGAACATCCGCGTCCCTGAACAAGGGCTAGGGGACATCTGGGCACAGGTCGCCGCCGGCCGGATGATGGTGGCTCGCCTTCAGGGGCTGCTGGATGCGGTCGACCTGGAAAGCCTGGGCACTGCGATCCGAGCCCGTTCAGAGACCGCCATGCGGGAGGCGATAGCGCGGATTCCTGATGGCGTCTATCGATCCGTGGTAGAGCACGACGGGGTGGAGGACACCATACGGATCGCACTGACGCTGACCGTCGATGGCGATCGCATCGACGCAAACTATGAAGGTACCAGCCCGCAAATTGCCCGATCGCTGAATACACCGCAGATCTTCGTGCGTTCATATACCGCATTCGGTTTGAAAGCGCTGTTGTGCCCCGACGTACCCAATAATGACGGAAGCCTGGCACCGCTGACCACGCGCGCGCCCCTGGGCTGTCTGCTGAACCCTGTGTTTCCGGCCGCCACCGGAGGCCGTGCAGCCATAGGGCATCTGCTGCCCGGCGCAGTGTTCCAGGCGTTGGCAGAAGTACTTCCCGAGCGCGTCTGGGCGCCGGGCTCGCCAAACTCATCGATCACCATGGCTGGCGAGTATCGGGGCAAGCGTTACGCCGGGGTCAGCTTCATTACTGCCGGGCAAGGTGCGAATGCTCGACGCAACGGCTACTCGGCGCTTGCGTTCCCCGCCAACCCGGGCAACACCCCCGTCGAAGTGCTGGAATCGCAAATGCCGATACGCGTATTGCGGCGCGGCTTGCGAGCAGGAAGCGGCGGCACCGGGCGGCACGTCGGAGGGGATGGCATCACTTTCGAGTATGAGATCCTGCCCGATGCTCCCGATGTAATCGCATCATTCCTGATGACAAAAATGAAGTCCGCACCGCAGGGCGTAAAGGGCGGCGGGTCGGGCAAGCCGTGCCGATTGTTGGTCAATGACGAACCGATTGATCCCACAGAGCCACGCATTCTCAAGGCGGGAGACCGCGTACTCGTAGAAACCGCAGGGGGCGGAGCATATGGAAAAGCATAG
- a CDS encoding lysozyme inhibitor LprI family protein, with product MMSTNKFERMRARLTWRIHRLSAHLGTSAAIVLAALLPPGVAHAAGFDCKFAKTQVEHLICSVPKLSKLDDQMKVLFEKIEDETAGHDGETGKLIDPAGEEQARWRTTVRDRCKDAACLESVYVARLAAMRKNWAQALDPADR from the coding sequence ATGATGTCCACCAACAAGTTTGAACGGATGCGGGCCCGGCTCACGTGGCGCATTCATCGCCTGAGCGCGCACCTTGGCACGAGCGCGGCGATCGTGCTGGCCGCGCTGTTGCCACCGGGCGTGGCTCACGCCGCGGGTTTCGACTGCAAGTTTGCCAAAACCCAGGTCGAGCACCTGATCTGCTCAGTTCCCAAGCTGTCCAAGCTCGACGATCAGATGAAAGTGCTGTTCGAGAAGATCGAAGACGAGACCGCCGGCCACGATGGCGAAACCGGCAAGCTGATCGATCCGGCTGGCGAAGAACAGGCCCGCTGGCGCACCACGGTACGGGACCGCTGTAAAGACGCGGCGTGCCTGGAGTCCGTCTACGTCGCACGTCTGGCGGCGATGCGAAAGAATTGGGCTCAGGCGCTGGACCCGGCGGATCGATAA
- a CDS encoding Bug family tripartite tricarboxylate transporter substrate binding protein — MEKHRWHLRITRIAVAAWTTMTAVAYAADVPSSKDASDDGAQITTYPNQPIRIIVPYAAGGLPDMIARLLGSDLTSRLGQPFIIENRPGANGTIGTGLLARSKPDGYTLGVVASSHVFGRALMPHLPYDPIKDFAPITMAVTTPIVLTASGTLPVTTLADFIQYAKERPGQLTFASAGTGSNTHVYGRWFTDMANIQMVHIPYKGAAPAHVDLIAGRVALSFDTLAAAQPYIDSGKLKLLAVGGDARLPEYPQVPTVKESGYPKFEAQSWSAVLAPAGTPPAIVEKLNRAIVAALQTPEIKEKLTLAGAQVVADSPEQAKETLVRDEQRLGALIKSMNITLE; from the coding sequence ATGGAAAAGCATAGATGGCACTTGCGCATCACCCGGATCGCGGTCGCAGCGTGGACGACAATGACGGCGGTGGCGTATGCCGCGGATGTTCCGTCGTCCAAAGACGCAAGCGACGATGGGGCACAGATAACGACGTATCCCAACCAGCCGATCCGCATTATCGTGCCATATGCCGCTGGCGGCCTGCCCGATATGATTGCCAGGCTTCTCGGGAGCGACCTGACCTCGCGGCTGGGGCAGCCCTTCATCATCGAGAACCGGCCCGGTGCGAACGGCACAATCGGCACAGGCCTGCTGGCCCGCTCCAAGCCTGACGGCTACACGCTGGGTGTCGTCGCCAGCTCGCATGTGTTCGGGCGCGCCTTGATGCCTCATTTGCCCTACGACCCGATCAAGGACTTCGCGCCCATTACCATGGCGGTCACCACGCCGATCGTATTGACAGCGTCCGGCACGCTTCCGGTGACGACGCTGGCTGACTTCATCCAATATGCGAAAGAACGACCTGGACAGCTGACTTTTGCCTCAGCGGGAACCGGCAGCAATACCCATGTGTACGGCCGCTGGTTCACCGACATGGCAAATATCCAGATGGTGCACATCCCTTACAAGGGAGCCGCGCCAGCGCATGTCGACCTGATTGCGGGCAGGGTCGCGCTCTCCTTCGACACACTCGCCGCCGCACAACCCTACATCGACAGCGGAAAGCTCAAGCTGCTGGCAGTCGGCGGTGATGCACGGCTACCGGAATATCCTCAGGTACCAACCGTCAAGGAGTCCGGTTACCCCAAGTTTGAGGCACAGTCATGGAGCGCCGTGCTTGCTCCGGCGGGCACGCCCCCCGCGATAGTGGAAAAACTCAATCGCGCCATCGTTGCCGCCCTGCAGACGCCCGAAATCAAAGAGAAGTTGACGTTGGCAGGCGCCCAGGTTGTCGCAGATTCGCCGGAACAGGCCAAGGAAACGTTGGTTCGGGACGAACAGCGCCTCGGAGCCTTGATAAAGTCGATGAACATCACGCTCGAGTGA
- a CDS encoding DUF4189 domain-containing protein, translating into MTFIMTIRKKAPFIVFAFWILIAAPLMVHAQCAAGIPGAGNAGCIPPSAPNSPYNNHAGDYPIPGNAPAPKWRDSWGAVAMDDGTGAAGVAVNEESKSSASKIAMNQCSMNGSPHCKVIISYYNQCVAVAQQDGGGFIIAAGRAEQADADQYTMSQCAKHGKCAIVYHACSYAVRVQ; encoded by the coding sequence ATGACTTTCATCATGACCATACGAAAGAAAGCTCCATTTATCGTCTTCGCGTTTTGGATTTTGATTGCCGCTCCGTTGATGGTTCATGCGCAGTGCGCAGCCGGAATCCCAGGTGCCGGCAATGCGGGCTGCATTCCACCTTCGGCGCCGAATTCGCCGTACAACAATCACGCGGGGGATTACCCGATTCCGGGCAACGCGCCGGCACCCAAATGGAGGGATAGCTGGGGTGCCGTCGCGATGGACGACGGGACTGGCGCGGCCGGCGTAGCCGTCAATGAGGAAAGCAAGTCGTCGGCCAGTAAGATTGCCATGAACCAATGCAGCATGAATGGCAGCCCGCATTGCAAGGTCATCATTTCCTACTACAACCAGTGCGTGGCCGTGGCGCAGCAAGATGGCGGCGGCTTCATCATTGCAGCAGGCCGCGCGGAGCAGGCTGATGCCGACCAATACACCATGTCCCAATGTGCCAAACACGGCAAGTGCGCAATCGTGTACCACGCGTGCAGCTACGCCGTTCGAGTGCAATGA
- a CDS encoding phenylacetaldoxime dehydratase family protein — MSATSINFHVEYPRTEPLRRPDSHSPGAPKFSVRWDKPVASIVSDYIAVQHAADDRDTPVAFFQRVRDAMGRANGPDSFEELRHRDQAGWVNSIVVAYWTDATKYEAWRREDRFNHWLSEPERERGDSGYWRETFVVPYDRHETIFSERFYTAGIARTDRGSLQPMYVAGYFGAMRDRIPLAAIDPLRSPCAHAPARDYRGGPKKRIRVTLPINVVAIRSGQYWAMAEAEQLSDYETNLQPKLEAGMQSLKDAPDETGCLVLRDLVNLDADGNERRETSKYGYFLSLAKLEEWSAGHAKHLDIFKHALAMRRKYGDRRSVVTWHEVFVLGSSPILEYVNCHAETGLLPYASSWGSAVMPT; from the coding sequence ATGTCCGCTACATCGATCAACTTTCACGTCGAATACCCGCGCACCGAACCCCTGCGGCGACCCGATTCCCACAGCCCGGGCGCGCCGAAATTCTCGGTGCGCTGGGATAAGCCGGTGGCCAGCATCGTCTCCGACTACATCGCCGTCCAGCATGCGGCCGACGACCGGGATACGCCGGTCGCGTTTTTCCAGCGTGTTCGCGATGCCATGGGCCGCGCGAACGGGCCGGACAGCTTCGAGGAACTGCGCCATCGGGATCAGGCCGGATGGGTCAATTCCATCGTGGTCGCCTACTGGACCGATGCGACGAAGTATGAAGCCTGGCGGCGCGAAGATCGGTTCAATCACTGGTTGTCCGAGCCCGAGCGGGAGCGGGGGGACTCGGGGTATTGGCGAGAAACCTTCGTCGTGCCTTACGACAGGCACGAGACGATATTCTCCGAGCGCTTCTATACGGCGGGGATCGCCCGTACGGACCGCGGGAGTTTGCAGCCCATGTATGTAGCGGGCTACTTCGGCGCAATGCGGGATCGCATCCCGCTGGCAGCCATCGACCCTTTGCGTTCGCCGTGTGCGCATGCGCCGGCGCGTGATTACCGCGGCGGTCCGAAAAAAAGGATAAGGGTGACGCTGCCGATCAACGTAGTGGCGATCCGTTCGGGACAATATTGGGCGATGGCTGAAGCCGAGCAACTATCCGATTACGAAACGAATCTACAACCGAAGCTGGAAGCCGGCATGCAGTCGCTGAAGGACGCGCCGGACGAAACAGGTTGCCTGGTCTTGCGAGACCTGGTGAACCTGGACGCGGACGGCAACGAGCGTCGCGAGACATCGAAATATGGCTATTTTCTCTCCCTGGCCAAGTTGGAGGAATGGTCGGCTGGACATGCAAAGCATCTCGATATCTTCAAGCATGCCTTGGCAATGCGCCGCAAGTACGGGGATCGCCGATCAGTCGTGACCTGGCACGAGGTCTTCGTCCTGGGAAGTTCCCCGATCCTCGAGTACGTCAATTGCCACGCCGAGACCGGATTGCTTCCATATGCAAGCTCGTGGGGCAGCGCGGTCATGCCCACGTAG
- a CDS encoding MFS transporter, whose translation MNPAMGQQSGDAARQSRRVIVGSTLGTLFEWYDFFLYGALASVFSAQFFGALSGASAYLFALIAFGVGFAVRPIGALIFGRLGDRIGRKYTFLITIILMGASTFCVGLLPNYSQIGIWAPILLLAMRVLQGLGLGGEYGGAAIYVAEHAPAGKRGRDTSWIQMTGAGGAILSLGVVFLCREIFGTAFDDWAWRIPFLLSGLMLAISIYIRTKLHESPVFAAMKAEGKTSKAPVREAFGSWTNIKAMLIALFGLVMGTTTVLYTGQTYVFFFLNRTLHVDIGTTSIIVSAALVLTLPMIWIAGAVSDHIGRKKVILTGCFLAAVTFMPLFHGVTHYANPGLEQAAATAPVMLRAAPAQCGVQFDLLGTNPPITECDKVKESLAKLGVPYTNQHDDSADRPVISVGSKTIIGFDPVAMQAALREAGYSQKADPARVDIPMLILLVFIMCCFFAMVYAPLAAALVEMFPARVRYTALSFPYHVGNGIFGGFFPAAAFAMVTMTGDIYFGVWYPIVFAAVSVVVGGIWLHEKVHEEPSLPVSETRLSRT comes from the coding sequence ATGAACCCAGCCATGGGACAACAGAGTGGCGACGCCGCCAGGCAATCGCGCAGGGTAATCGTGGGATCGACGCTAGGCACCCTGTTCGAGTGGTACGACTTTTTTCTCTACGGGGCGCTTGCTTCAGTGTTCTCGGCCCAGTTCTTCGGAGCATTGTCGGGCGCAAGCGCGTACCTGTTCGCGCTGATCGCGTTTGGCGTGGGCTTCGCCGTCCGTCCGATCGGGGCATTGATCTTCGGACGGCTTGGAGATCGGATCGGACGCAAATACACCTTCCTGATCACGATCATATTGATGGGTGCATCCACGTTCTGCGTCGGCTTGCTGCCCAACTACAGCCAGATCGGGATCTGGGCGCCGATTCTGCTGCTGGCCATGCGCGTACTCCAGGGATTGGGCTTGGGCGGCGAATACGGTGGCGCGGCCATTTACGTGGCCGAGCACGCTCCTGCCGGAAAACGTGGCCGAGACACAAGCTGGATCCAGATGACGGGCGCGGGTGGCGCGATCCTGTCGTTGGGAGTCGTCTTCCTGTGCCGGGAAATCTTCGGGACCGCCTTCGACGACTGGGCCTGGCGCATACCTTTCCTGTTGTCCGGGTTGATGCTTGCGATTTCGATCTACATTCGGACCAAGCTGCACGAGTCGCCTGTCTTCGCGGCGATGAAAGCGGAAGGAAAAACGTCGAAAGCACCGGTGCGCGAGGCCTTCGGAAGCTGGACCAACATCAAGGCAATGCTGATCGCGTTGTTCGGCCTGGTCATGGGTACGACTACGGTCCTCTACACAGGCCAGACTTATGTGTTCTTTTTCCTGAATCGAACCCTGCACGTCGACATAGGCACGACCAGCATCATCGTCAGTGCCGCACTGGTCCTGACGTTGCCGATGATCTGGATCGCAGGTGCGGTATCCGACCATATCGGCCGTAAAAAAGTCATTCTGACGGGCTGCTTCCTGGCCGCGGTGACGTTCATGCCGCTGTTCCACGGTGTGACCCATTACGCCAACCCCGGCTTGGAGCAGGCCGCCGCGACGGCGCCGGTCATGCTGCGTGCCGCGCCCGCCCAGTGCGGGGTGCAGTTCGACCTGCTCGGAACGAATCCTCCGATTACGGAATGCGATAAGGTCAAGGAATCCCTGGCCAAGCTTGGCGTGCCGTATACAAATCAGCATGACGATAGCGCGGACCGCCCCGTTATTTCCGTGGGTTCGAAAACCATCATCGGATTCGACCCCGTCGCCATGCAGGCGGCGCTGCGGGAGGCGGGGTATTCCCAGAAGGCCGACCCCGCCCGGGTGGATATTCCCATGCTGATCCTGCTGGTGTTCATCATGTGCTGCTTCTTTGCCATGGTGTACGCCCCACTTGCGGCCGCATTGGTTGAAATGTTTCCCGCCCGTGTGCGCTACACCGCTCTTTCGTTTCCCTACCACGTCGGGAATGGGATTTTCGGCGGCTTTTTCCCTGCAGCGGCCTTTGCCATGGTCACGATGACCGGAGACATCTATTTCGGCGTGTGGTATCCGATCGTCTTCGCCGCCGTATCGGTGGTCGTGGGAGGCATATGGCTGCACGAGAAAGTTCATGAAGAGCCGTCCTTGCCGGTGTCCGAGACCCGATTGAGCCGCACGTAA
- a CDS encoding lysozyme inhibitor LprI family protein, whose amino-acid sequence MSSSFYSLEEEVMKRARTAVAVWLLFLSLFDSALASPPLAAATAGGAQDHQTKSDDDGNVINGVAIMPGVERLSYVSPRYYGIRPSYDACIKATQGQVGLQGDCADAEYTYQDARLNKDYKALVSTITSVAGKEAIQQIQAAQRAWLAFYEKDCAVRADRFGSTSGPSTLSACRMERTAIRAQELEDWRTSYAATHRP is encoded by the coding sequence ATGTCATCATCCTTTTATTCTCTGGAGGAAGAAGTGATGAAGCGGGCAAGGACTGCCGTGGCAGTGTGGCTGTTGTTCCTATCTCTTTTCGACAGCGCGCTGGCATCTCCGCCATTGGCGGCAGCTACAGCGGGTGGCGCGCAAGACCACCAAACCAAGTCTGACGACGACGGTAACGTTATCAACGGCGTCGCCATCATGCCAGGGGTGGAGCGCCTCTCCTACGTATCGCCACGCTATTACGGCATCAGGCCAAGCTATGACGCGTGCATCAAGGCTACGCAAGGGCAGGTGGGGCTCCAGGGAGATTGTGCGGACGCTGAATATACCTATCAGGATGCGCGTCTGAACAAGGATTATAAAGCGCTGGTTTCCACCATCACCAGCGTGGCAGGCAAGGAGGCTATCCAGCAGATACAGGCTGCACAGCGTGCTTGGCTTGCCTTTTATGAAAAGGACTGCGCCGTGAGAGCCGATCGATTTGGATCGACATCCGGGCCGAGTACCTTATCGGCCTGCCGAATGGAAAGGACGGCCATCCGTGCCCAGGAGCTGGAAGACTGGCGAACCAGCTACGCAGCAACGCATCGACCCTGA
- a CDS encoding DUF4189 domain-containing protein translates to MAHAQCAPGIPGAGNPGCIPPSAPNSPYNQGGGASASSPTPPPVWRDSWGAIAMDPNTAQSGTVTGLPDKQAATRAALDQCRRNGGRACQILVSYYNQCAAVAQRPGGGPVSVAHAAEEKDAGDLAVNACGGKSACVVVYSACSDAVRVQ, encoded by the coding sequence ATGGCTCATGCACAGTGCGCACCGGGTATTCCTGGCGCGGGAAATCCTGGTTGTATTCCTCCCTCGGCCCCCAATTCTCCCTATAACCAGGGTGGCGGCGCCTCCGCTTCGTCGCCAACCCCGCCGCCCGTGTGGCGAGACAGTTGGGGAGCCATTGCCATGGACCCTAACACCGCGCAGTCTGGTACGGTGACTGGCCTGCCGGACAAGCAGGCGGCGACACGCGCAGCGCTCGATCAATGCCGTCGAAACGGAGGACGGGCGTGTCAGATCCTCGTGTCGTACTACAACCAATGCGCCGCCGTGGCCCAACGCCCGGGTGGAGGGCCGGTTTCCGTCGCCCACGCCGCCGAAGAAAAAGATGCCGGCGATTTGGCGGTGAACGCATGTGGCGGAAAGTCCGCATGCGTGGTCGTTTATAGTGCCTGCAGCGACGCCGTCCGAGTGCAATGA
- a CDS encoding LysR family transcriptional regulator: MKNLSLRHLRCFVAVAETGSFTQAAARLFQTQSALTATISQFEEAVGMKLFTRNTRRVEMTPDATRFKPIAERLLRDFESAVGDLHAIATGQKGHISVAAVPSVMVLFLMPALAEFRREHPDITVSVRDGGSRQIEQNVLGGEVDFGLCRRTHSYPELDYVPILRDRFGVIYLDDHPLARIKRPLKWTDLAGQDYVALENEVTEDVGPATYPELELTNTLNLRDRASSVTSLYAMLGLGGRLSVLPLLTARAGPLADYNFRILNGPSISRELCLVTRHVRSFSPNTRRILDAVMRSIRIKGCIDGLEVMAADRADGP; the protein is encoded by the coding sequence TTGAAGAACCTGTCCCTGCGCCATCTGCGGTGTTTCGTCGCGGTGGCGGAAACCGGCTCATTTACGCAGGCAGCGGCGCGGCTCTTCCAGACGCAGTCGGCCCTTACCGCGACCATCTCGCAGTTCGAGGAAGCGGTGGGCATGAAATTGTTCACGCGCAATACACGGCGGGTAGAGATGACTCCAGACGCCACTCGATTCAAGCCCATCGCCGAACGCTTATTGCGCGATTTCGAATCTGCCGTCGGTGACTTGCACGCAATTGCCACCGGGCAGAAAGGGCATATCTCGGTTGCCGCGGTGCCCTCCGTGATGGTGTTGTTCCTGATGCCGGCCCTTGCGGAGTTCCGTCGAGAGCATCCCGACATTACCGTCAGCGTGCGCGACGGCGGCTCGCGTCAGATCGAGCAGAACGTGCTCGGCGGCGAGGTCGACTTCGGGCTGTGCCGGCGAACGCACTCCTATCCCGAACTGGACTATGTGCCGATACTGCGCGACCGGTTTGGCGTCATCTACCTGGACGATCATCCGCTTGCCCGGATCAAACGCCCCTTGAAATGGACCGACCTTGCCGGCCAGGATTACGTCGCGTTGGAAAATGAAGTCACGGAAGACGTGGGCCCCGCGACCTATCCTGAGCTCGAACTGACCAACACGCTGAATCTGCGCGACCGGGCATCCAGTGTTACGTCACTGTATGCAATGCTGGGACTTGGCGGCCGCTTGTCGGTGCTTCCCTTGCTGACCGCCCGCGCAGGCCCGCTGGCTGATTACAACTTCCGCATCCTGAATGGCCCGTCCATCAGTCGCGAGCTCTGTCTCGTCACTCGGCACGTTCGATCATTTTCGCCCAACACGCGCCGCATCCTGGACGCCGTGATGCGTTCCATCCGCATCAAAGGCTGCATCGACGGGCTGGAAGTCATGGCCGCCGACCGAGCCGACGGTCCTTAG
- a CDS encoding GlcG/HbpS family heme-binding protein, with amino-acid sequence MEHRSNQATAVRFIQAIQTTFPPHRLQSECCELDGWSWTEGFQRRVKAVACSTLAGICITLTQPAWSAGKNIIEMPKLSWRMALSMASEAVAVCQDRGISVTATVIDSAGLRQAVVKGDSVGPHSLSLSYRKAFTAFAVADALEVNTTSEILKTGKMNAGSPALNTDPDLIFLAGGVAIHGHGKTLLGAIGVSGAPSGLTDEGCAAAALAKYQSEID; translated from the coding sequence TTGGAACACCGTTCAAACCAAGCAACCGCGGTGCGGTTCATCCAGGCTATTCAAACCACTTTCCCGCCGCATCGGTTGCAAAGTGAATGTTGCGAACTCGATGGATGGTCATGGACGGAAGGCTTCCAGCGCAGGGTCAAGGCCGTCGCGTGCAGCACACTTGCCGGAATCTGCATCACGCTGACGCAACCCGCCTGGAGCGCGGGGAAGAACATTATCGAAATGCCCAAACTGTCTTGGCGCATGGCCTTGAGCATGGCGTCTGAGGCCGTAGCCGTCTGCCAGGACCGCGGCATCTCCGTGACCGCCACCGTCATCGACTCCGCAGGACTACGGCAAGCGGTCGTGAAAGGAGACAGTGTGGGTCCGCATTCGTTGTCGCTGTCTTATCGCAAGGCCTTCACCGCATTCGCCGTAGCGGACGCCCTTGAAGTTAACACTACCAGCGAGATATTGAAGACCGGCAAGATGAACGCCGGCAGTCCCGCGCTCAACACGGATCCCGACCTTATCTTCCTGGCGGGCGGCGTTGCCATCCACGGCCACGGAAAGACGCTGCTTGGGGCTATAGGGGTCTCTGGCGCGCCAAGCGGTTTGACCGACGAAGGCTGCGCCGCGGCCGCGTTGGCGAAGTACCAGTCGGAGATCGACTGA
- a CDS encoding carbon-nitrogen hydrolase family protein — protein MAKVTVAVVQAGTEGTDSEATLQKAERLIAECGRKGVQVAVFPEAFIGGYPKGADFHICVGMRRPGTREEYLAYASRAIVVPGPETDRLGAAAREAGLHLTIGVIERAGGTLYCCVLFFGPDGTLLGKHRKTLPTAAERLVWGHGDGSTLTAVDTPWGPMGAVICWENYVPLLRMAMYNKGLTLYCTPTADDRDTWVPSMQHVALEGRCFVLSACQYLTRSQYPEDIRNTITDAPDEVLMRGGSVIIGPLGNVIAGPDFSGETILTAEIDMDDIRRAQFDHDVNGHYSRPDLFKLIVNEQPRSSVVTVNDVVDAYA, from the coding sequence ATGGCAAAAGTGACCGTCGCGGTCGTGCAGGCCGGTACTGAAGGTACGGACTCGGAAGCGACCTTGCAAAAGGCGGAAAGGCTGATCGCGGAGTGCGGGCGGAAAGGCGTGCAGGTCGCGGTCTTTCCCGAAGCATTCATCGGGGGATACCCGAAGGGTGCCGACTTCCATATTTGCGTCGGCATGCGCCGGCCCGGCACTCGCGAGGAATATCTTGCGTATGCGTCTCGCGCAATCGTGGTGCCCGGTCCCGAAACGGATCGGCTGGGCGCCGCGGCCAGGGAAGCCGGACTGCACCTGACCATCGGCGTCATCGAGCGGGCCGGGGGCACGCTGTACTGCTGCGTCCTGTTCTTCGGGCCTGACGGCACGCTGCTGGGCAAGCATCGAAAGACGCTCCCGACGGCGGCGGAGCGCCTCGTCTGGGGCCATGGCGACGGCTCCACGTTGACTGCCGTCGACACGCCCTGGGGACCCATGGGCGCGGTCATATGCTGGGAAAACTACGTCCCGCTCCTGCGCATGGCCATGTACAACAAGGGGCTGACGCTCTACTGCACGCCGACCGCCGATGACCGCGACACCTGGGTGCCATCGATGCAGCATGTGGCCCTGGAAGGGCGGTGCTTCGTCCTGTCGGCCTGCCAGTACCTGACCCGCTCCCAGTATCCGGAAGATATCCGCAACACGATCACCGATGCGCCGGATGAGGTCCTGATGCGGGGCGGCAGCGTCATCATCGGCCCGCTAGGCAACGTCATCGCTGGCCCGGATTTCAGCGGTGAAACGATACTCACGGCCGAAATCGACATGGACGACATCCGTCGCGCCCAGTTCGATCACGACGTCAACGGCCACTATTCGCGGCCCGATCTATTCAAGCTCATCGTGAACGAACAGCCGCGAAGTTCGGTCGTCACGGTCAACGATGTGGTGGATGCATACGCCTGA